In Paenibacillus xylanilyticus, the genomic window CCATCGAAGGGCTGGATCAGGTCAGCGATGCTGTCGTCTTCCACGCAGGAACGGCACGCAGCGAATCCGGAGAATGGGTCACGAATGGTGGACGTATTCTTGGGGTTGTGGGTCTAGGCGCTGATATTGCAGAAGCTAGAAACAAGGCTTATGCAGAGGCGGAACGGATCCGCTTCGAAGGCAAGCATCAGCGATCTGACATTGCGGCCAAAGCTTTAGTGTAAATAGTTATTATCAAATATGGGTCCTGCCCGACGAATGCCTTCAGATTAGAAGCATGGCATTCATCGGGCGGGCCTTTTTTGCGTTGGATTATTCGATTGAAAATATGTTTCAGCTGGATAACTCCGAGGGTAGTAGTGTTATAAAATCGGTCGTTTCAATACATAGTTTTGTTAGGCATATAAGTAACTTATTACATGAATTAAGTCATTTGTGAACAAAATATTCATGAATTTATGTGCAAGATAACCCAAACCATGACGTACAACTGGATGGTTTGATTCGGAACATGGTATACTTTTCTGAAACAGGAATGAACAAGAGGGGAGGTGGATATCTATTGGGAAGGCGATATTGTAAACTGTCCAAATGGAGAATTAAGGTGGAGTAGATCGGAGAAACAATCTGACAGCATGAGGGTTAGCCCTAATTACAGTGAAGTGGTTTCTTAATGTGATTGACTTCATCCTGGATTCCTGTTTTGCAACTTACAAGGTCTGTGTGCAGCATATAGCAATCTGGTCATTATTGAATTTGATTTTATATTTGCATACGCCCAATTCAACGACAATCAGCTGTGCAGCCGTTAACGGGTTAACGAGCGCTGCTGTAACTATTTCTGGAGGTGAATCCCTGAGAATCGGGGAAATCATTGGACATAATTACCATCTTAAATTTAGCATTACTCGTTCTCTTGATTGCTTTGACCGCATTTTTTGTGGCATCCGAATTTGCGGTTGTTAAGATTCGTACATCAAGAGTGGATCAACTGGTTGCCGAAGGTAACAAAAAGGCTGTACTCGCCAAGAAGGTCGTTTCCGATCTGGATTACTATCTGTCTGCCTGTCAGCTTGGTATTACGGTAACAGCTCTAGGACTTGGTGCATTAGGTAAGCCGACCGTCGAAAGACTGTTATATCCGGTGTTTGAGTACCTGAGTATTTCACCAGCCATTTCGTCGGTTGCCTCCTATGCGATTGCCTTTATCCTTGTGACGTTCCTTCACGTGGTTGTCGGTGAGATGGCACCTAAAACCATGGCGATTCAATTTTCGGAAAAATTGACGCTGATGCTCTCGCCATCGCTGTACTGGTTCGGAAAGATCATGTACCCATTTATCTGGGCACTCAATGGGGCATCCCGTATCCTTCTGCGGATGTTCGGTGTGAAGCCAGCAGGACATGATCAGGCCTATTCCGAGGATGAGATCAAAATCATCATGAACCAGAGTTATGAAGGTGACGAGACGAATCAAACCAAGTTGTCTTACTTGGAAAATGTGTTTGTGTTTGATGAACGGGTCGCGAAAGACATCATGGTTCCGCGGACGGAACTTGTCACATTGGACCAGGAGATGACTTACGACGATATCATCCCCGTGCTTGATGAGCATAACTATTCCCGATATCCAGTCATTGAGGAAGGGGATAAGGACCGCATTGTCGGCATGGTCAATGTCAAAAAGATCCTGCCGGACATGGTTGCTCAGAAGCAATACCAACTTGCTGACTTTGTCCGTGAGATTCCATTTGTTTCCGAGATTACCCGCATCCAGGATGCCATGATTAAAATGCAGCAGGAACGCGTGCATATGGCCGTGGTCGTGGATGAATACGGCGGTACCTCGGGTATTCTTACGATGGAGGATATTCTGGAGGAGCTTGTTGGGGAAATCCGTGACGAATTCGATGCCGATGAAGTGGCTGACATTCAGGAGACCGGGGAGAATCAATATCTGATTAACGGCCGGGTGCTTCTGGACGAAGTGGAGCGGCAGTTCGGATTGATTTTCGAAGGGAATGAGGAGATGGACACCGTCGCCGGCTGGATTCAGTTCCAGAAGGGTGTACGTGTGGAAAATGGTGATACGGTTGCCCACGGTGATTATGTCTGGACTGTAGTGGATACCGAAAATTATCAGATTAAGCAGGTCCTGCTGGAGCGCGTGAACGCAGCCCCGGTGGAGGAAGCCACAAGCGATCTGGCCTAACTAGAATAGAATTCCTGAATTTTCGATAGATTGGTTGGTAGTAGTGTAGGGGACGGAATCGATTCTGGAGAAGCGGAGCGTTCGCGTTTGTAAACAAATTTTGACCCTTTTAGAGTTAGATAAATTTATTAATCACACGATAACGAAGAGGACAGAAAAAACCTGAAGAAGCGTAGCGTTCGCCTTTATCACCATATTTCCCCCTATAAATAGGGAATGAAGAAATCTGGGGATAACAGCGATCGGAAGGTTGTTCTGGCATCGGAGTGTACCAATGTAAGATTCATCAGAAATTTATAACCATTAAAATGTTCAACTTGGAGGTGAATCCCTCACTCGAGGGAAATCATTGGACGGAATAATAGCATTGAATTTATTTTTGGTAGCCGTATTTATAGGGCTTACTGCCTTCTTCGTCGGCGCTGAATTCGCCATTCTGAAAGTGCGGATGTCACGAATTGATCAGCTGATCTCGGAAGGCAACAAAAAAGCGGTCATGGCCAAGAAAGTCGCACACAATCTGGACTATTATCTGTCTGCGTGTCAACTGGGGATCACCATTACGGCTCTCGTGTTGGGGGCTTTGGGTGAACCGACCGTTGAAAAAATGCTTCATCCGCTGTTCGAGCGACTTGAAGTGCCGGCAGCCGTGTCGACGGTATTATCCTACGGGATTGCCTTGGCGATCATTACGTTCCTGCATGTGGTTATTGGTGAGCTCGCACCCAAAACGCTGGCGATCCAATTTGCAGAGAGAATGACGCTTTTACTTGCACCACCGCTGTACTGGTTTGGTAAGATCATGAATCCGTTCATCTACGCGCTTAATGGTGCTGCACGGGTGCTGCTCGGAATCTTTGGCATCAAGCCAGCCGGACACGATACCGTCCACTCCGAAGAGGAACTGAAGCTGATTGTCGCCCAGAGTTACGAGAGTGGGGAGATCAATCAGACCGAGCTGGACTATCTGAAAAACATTTTTGCGTTTGATGAGCGCCTGCTGCAGGAGATTATGATTCGCAAAGAAAAAATCGTTACGCTGAATAAGGAAATGCCGCTGGATCAGGTGATTGAAGTGCTGAATCGGCACGAGTATACGAGATATCCGGTCATTGCGAACGGGGATGCGGCTCGCTTTATCGGCTTTATTAATACAAAAGAAATGCTGACCAGTGTGGCTGCAGGCAGATCATTCAGCATGGATGCCTACATTCATGATATGCCTGGATTTTCGGAGAAGTCCCCGATCAAGGACGTTCTGATCCAGATGCAGCAGAGTCGTGTGCATATGGCCATTGTAAATAATGAAGAAGGTGCTGCCATTGGTTTGGTTACGATGGAGGACATTCTGGAGGAAATCGTTGGGGATATCAAGGATGAATATGAGCATAAGGATCTGGTGAATCCACCCAAACGATTGAAATTGACTTAAAGCAGACTTGAGAAAGACAGGTTTCCGATTTATTCGGAGACCTGTTTTTGTATTAATCTTTTCTGCTAATCAGGAGTTAACAACATCAACGATGAAACCATCTTAATTTTAAAACAAAAAGCTTGCAATTCCATTGGTAATGGATTAATATGAATTTAAAGAATCTTAAATTAAAGATAAATAAACAAACAACAAGCAACAACAATGAATAACAAACCGCTAAATTCAACCATGATAAAATTAAAACCAAGGGAGTGGAGATTATGTTCAGAACTTCGGGTATCCATCACGTAACGGCTTTTGTAGATGACGCACAGAAAAATGTTGATTTTTACGCAGGGGTATTGGCCCTGAGACTGGTGAAAAAAACAATTAACTTCGATGCACCGGATGTGTATCATCTGTATTACGGAAATGAGGATGGGGCGCCAGGTACAATCATCACCTTCTTCCCACACCAAAATGCCATGAGAGGTGTCATTGGTTCCGGACAGACCGGAGTAACCGTATATGCAATTCCGGTAGGAAGTCTGCCATTCTGGAAAGAACGTCTCGCTTCCTTCGATATTCCGTTTGAAAATAAAACCAGATTCGGTGAGCAATATATTCGCTTCTTCGACAAAGGCGGCCTGCTTCTTGAACTGGTTGAACGTGAAGAGGGCCAGCCAAGTAAATGGACATACAACGGGGTAACACCTGAGCATGCGATCAAAGGTTTTGGCGGCGCAGTTCTGTTCAGCCAAGTTCCTGAGAAAACCACCGACGTGCTGGTTTCCATGCTCGGCCTGGAACAGGTAGGGGAAGAGAATGGCTTGATTCGCCTTCGTGCCACTGGTGACATCGGGCAAATCATCGACGTTCAATCTACCGGATTCCAGCGGGGCATTGGCGGAGCAGGTACGGTGCACCACATTGCTTGGCGTGCAAAAGACTATACCGAGCATGAGCAAATGCAGCGGGACCTGGAGAAAGCAGGCTACCATCCAACCCCTGTAATCGACCGTCAGTACTTCAATGCGGTGTATTTCCGGGAACCGGGCGGCATATTGTTCGAACTGGCTACCGATCCTCCGGGATTCGCACGCGATGAACCTCAGGAGAGCATGGGTGAGAAACTGATGCTGCCTGAGTGGTATGAACCACAGCGTGAACAGATTGAAAAATTGCTTCCACCAATCGAAGTACGTGAATGGAAAGGAGAGTCCAAATCATGACCACAACCGATACGATGAAACATATTTATAAAGCAGGTGCACAGCCGGATTCCCCAACACTGCTGCTGCTTCACGGGACAGGTGGAACCGAGAATGATCTGGTAGGTCTTGGCGAATTGATTGCGCCAGGAGCAGGCATGCTGGGTGTACGCGGTAACGTGTCGGAGAACGGGATGCCCCGTTTCTTCCGCCGCTTGGCCGAAGGGGTGTTTGACGAAGAAGATCTGATTGCACGGACAGCGGAGCTGGGTGCATTTGTGGATGCAGCAGCAGCGGAGTACGGATTCGATCGTAACAATGTTTACGCACTCGGTTACTCCAATGGTGCCAATATTGCGGCTAGTTTGATGTTCCACCAGGCTAACGTATTCAAAGGCGCGATTTTACATCATCCGATGGTACCTCTGCGCGGACTCGAACTGCCGAATCTGAACGGATTGCCTGTCTTCATCGGTGCAGGAGAGAACGATCCGATTGTACCGAGACGGGAAACGGAAGAACTGGCATCACTTCTTAGTGGTGCAGGTGCAGATGTCAAAACGCACTGGGAGCGTCAGGGACATCAGTTGACCCGCACCGAGGCATTGGCGGCGGCGGCATGGTTTAAAGCTCAGGCGTAAACCTGATTATTGCATCTGGGCAATAAATCTGGAGCCAGACTATATCGGCAAGACAGGGGACAGCTTGATCTGAAAGGATCGGGCTGCCTCTTTTTGCTTGCTGATCTACCCGAATGAATTGAGGGTGTTATGTAAACGTTACTAACCGGGTAATCATTTGAATGCGTACGACATAAGCTTGTATGCTTAGTTACTATAGCACTTAAGCACCACCATGAACTGGAGGGGTTATTATGGAACGAAACATCAAGGAACTGGTACAGCAGATGACACTGGAAGAAAAAGCAGGCATGTGCTCCGGACTGGACTTCTGGCATCTGAAAGGGGTAGAGCGTCTCGGTATCCCTTCCATCATGGTGACAGACGGGCCGCATGGCCTGCGGAAACAGGATGGAAGCGCGGATCATCTGGGCTTGACGTCAAGTGTGCCAGCGACCTGCTTCCCATCCGCAGTAGGATTAGCCAGCTCTTGGGATACTGATCTGGCGCGCCAAGTTGGAGTGGCGCTGGGTGAAGAGTGTCAGGCCGAAGAAGTAGGCGTATTGCTGGGGCCAGGCGTTAACATTAAGCGTTCGCCACTCGGCGGACGGAATTTTGAATACTTTTCCGAAGATCCGCTTCTGTCTACACGTATGGCTGCCGGCCATATCCAGGGTGTACAGAGTCAGGGTGTGGGAACATCGCTGAAACACTTTGCGGTGAACAATCAGGAGGAGCGGCGCATGTCCATTGATGCGGTGGTAGATGAGCGCACGCTCCGTGAGATTTACCTGGCCAGTTTCGAAGGTGCCGTGAAGGATGGTCAGCCTTGGACAGTGATGTGCTCCTACAACAAGGTGAACGGTACATATGCAGGTGAAAATGAGTGGTTGCTCACCGATATTCTGAAGGAAGAATGGGGACATGAGGGTCTCGTTGTGTCCGACTGGGGTGCTGTCAATGAACGTGCAGATGCGCTTTCCGCAGGACTGGAGCTTGAAATGCCTGCAAGTGGTGGGATCGGAGAGCGCAAGGTTATTCAAGCCGTTGAGAGTGGCAAGCTGTCCCTGGAGAAGCTGGACCGGGCGGTAGAACGGCTACTTACCCTTATCTTCAAGGCTGCGGATCAGCAGCGTAAGGGTGCTGCCTACAATAAGGAAGAACACCATCAGCTTGCCCGTAAAGTTGCATCGGAGTGTATGGTTTTGCTGAAAAATGAAGATCAGCTGCTTCCGTTGAAACGTGAAGGCAAGCTTGCGCTGATTGGAGCCTTTGCCCGCAAACCGCGCTTTCAGGGTGGAGGAAGCTCTCACATCAATCCGACCCAAGTCGATGATATTGTGGAAGAGATGACTCGGATTGCAGGAACGGAGACAGAGATCTCCTATGCTCCGGGTTACCGCATTGAAGCTGATGATGTGGATGATCGGCTTATGACAGAAGCAGTTCAGGCTGCAAAGGCTGCGGATACAGCGGTCGTTTTTGTCGGTTTACCCGACCGTTATGAGTCTGAAGGATATGACCGCTCCCATCTGCGCTTGCCGGATAACCATATCCGCCTGATTGAAGAGGTGGCCAAGGTTCAGTCACGTATCGTTGTTGTGCTCAGCAATGGTTCACCCGTGGAAATGCCTTGGCTGCCACAAGTGAAGGCTGTACTCGAAGCTTATCTGGGCGGGCAGGCTGTTGGCGGAGCGATTGCTGACTTGTTGTACGGCGAGGTGAATCCCTCAGGCAAACTGGCAGAGACGTTCCCCGCACAGCTGAGCCATAATCCGTCTTTCCTTAACTTTCCGGGTGAAGGAGATCGGGTAGACTACAAGGAAGGTATCTTCGTAGGTTACCGATACTATGACAAGAAACAGATCGAGCCGTTATTTCCATTTGGCTATGGACTGAGTTATACAACATTCGAATATACCGATCTAACAGTGGACCGGACTGAACTGACAGACCAGGATGAAGTTGAAGTACGCGTGAAAGTTACCAATACCGGAGACAGGGCGGGCAAAGAAGTCGTGCAGCTGTACATCAGTGATGTGGAAAGTACGGTGATTCGTCCGGTGAAGGAACTGAAGGCATTTGCCAAAGTGGAGCTGGAGCCGGGGGCTTTCGAGGTGGTTCGCTTTACGTTAAACAAACGGTCGTTTGCTTATTACAATGTGGACATAAAAGACTGGCACGTAGAGACTGGAGAGTTTGATATTCTAGTGGGCAGTTCCTCCAAGGACATTCATCTGATCAAACGTGTTAAAGTGGAATCCACAGCAACATTCATTCCCACATACACGCGTAATAGCACGCTCGGAGACATACAGCGCGATCCAGCCAACAAAGAGCTGTTGGAGCAAGCCATGCAGCAATTCCAGGAAGCCAGCGGCATGGGTGGCGATGATGAGGGTGAGCATGCAGATATGATGGCTGCCATGATGAAATATATGCCACTGCGTGCCTTGGTTGCTTTCAGTGGGGGAGCGATGAGTGAAGAAGCCATGAATCAATTGCTCGATCAGTTGAACAGTAAAGATCATGGAATCCGAGCGTAGCACACGAATGATATAGTAAGTAAGTGAGATGCAATAGGTAGTCGATATAATCGACTTAATTCTCCAGTTTAATATAGACCCGATCCTTGAAATGGATCGGGTTTTTGGTTTGCTTTTACAGGAGGAATTATCCTATACTTAAGTAATTGATAATCATTTTCATTTAGAACGATGGGAATAGAAATGACAATGTTCGTAAACAAGGCAGGAGGGGACCATGAACGCTATTCATGCCAATCATTCGTATGGTTCAAGTGCATTTATCCACACACGAGATGGCCGCAAGCTTCATTATATGTCGAAGGGAGCCGGTCACCCGGTCGTTGTTTTTGAATCAGGCATGGGCTTTTCCAGATCGGCGTGGGGACTCGTGGCGCCGCAAGTGGCCGAACATACACAGTCTGTGGTCTATGATCGTTCCGGGTTGGGACGGAGTGAAGCCGATACGGAGCAGCGGACTCTCCACAGGCTTACCGAGGATCTGGGCGATTTGCTGACGGCACTTGGGCCAGGCCCTTTCATTCTGGTGGGACACAGCTGGGGAGGGCCAGTCGTCAGAGCCGCGGCAGCTGCGGATATGTCTCGCATTAGAGGACTGATACTGGTCGATCCATCAGATGAGAACTGTGATTTATATTTCTCCGCTCTGGCCAAAACCAGTTTTGCCGTGAACCGTTGGCTGCTTCCTTGGATGGCACGTACAGGGCTGTATCGGAAAATGGGAAGTAAACCGGGCCAGGTTCAACCGGAAGATGTTGCACGGGATCACCGAGAGGAAGACTTCACTGTACAGGCAGCACGTACCATGGCTGCTGAATCGGTGGCGTTTCTGGATGATTTGGCCTCAATGCGGAATACTCCTCCTAAGTTGGGAGATCTGGAAGTCCGGATTATTTCTGGCACCAAGGCAGGACAGGGAGAGCATAAAATTAGACCTGCCATTGTGTCAGCTCACCGCAAGACAGCCCAAGAGCTCGCGAACGGACATTGGATCGAAGCAGGTCAATCGGGACATATGGTCACCTTTACCGACCCGCAGATTATTATTGATGAAATTTTGCGGATGGCAAATCGTTGAGGCCTTGGCGCAAGCTTAGGTCAAAAGTGATACAATAACAGAAAAAGCAATGCTTGCATTGCCAACCAAGACAAAGCGGAGTGTGGAGAAGAGATGAAACCAGTGGAACAAGAATCAACGGAAAATAAAAATTCCGGCCATGCCGGTGTTGGCATGGAAGATATCGTACGCGCACATCATGTGCTGCGTGAAGTTATTGTAAGAACGCCTCTGCAGCGGGATGCTGTATTGTCGACCAAATATAATTGCAATGTGTATCTCAAGCGGGAAGATCTGCAAGTGGTGCGCTCTTTCAAAATTCGTGGTGCCTACAATATGATCCGCAGTCTGACTCCGGCTGAAATGGAGAAGGGTATTGTCTGCGCAAGCGCAGGGAACCATGCACAGGGTGTTGCCTTTTCCTGTAACGCCCTCGGAATACACGGCAAAATCTTCATGCCGAGCACGACACCGAATCAAAAGGTCAAACAGGTACGACGCTTCGGCGGCAGCAACGTAGAAGTCGTGCTGATCGGGGATACGTATGATGATGCGTATGCAGAAGCCATGCGTGCATGTGATGAACAGGGGATGACGTTCATTCATCCGTTTGACCAACCCAAAATTATTGCGGGTAATGGTACGGTTGCGATGGAGATCATGGAAAGCCTTGATGAGGATGCAGATTATGTATTTGTTACGATTGGCGGCGGTGGTCTTGCTGCTGGCGTCGGAACCTACATGAAGACGGTCAGCCCGGAAACGCGCATTATTGGTGTGGAGCCTCTCGGCGCTGCTTCCATGAGTGAGGCCATGTTCCGCAAACAGGTTGTCACGCTTGATGATATCGATAAATTCGTGGATGGCGCTGCAGTGAAGCGGGTAGGAGACCTGACTTACAACATTTGCAGCAGCACGCTGGATGACATCGTGAAGGTTCCTGAGGGCAAGGCTTGTACGACCATCCTGGAGCTGTACAATGAAAATGCAATCGTGGTTGAACCCGCCGGTTCACTGGCTGTGGCTGCACTGGAGCAATATCGTGAGCAAATTGTGGGCAAGACGGTAGTCTGCGTAATTAGTGGCGGTAACAACGACATCGACCGGATGCAGGAGATCAAGGAACGTTCCCTGATCTATGAAGGTCTGAAATAT contains:
- a CDS encoding hemolysin family protein, producing MDGIIALNLFLVAVFIGLTAFFVGAEFAILKVRMSRIDQLISEGNKKAVMAKKVAHNLDYYLSACQLGITITALVLGALGEPTVEKMLHPLFERLEVPAAVSTVLSYGIALAIITFLHVVIGELAPKTLAIQFAERMTLLLAPPLYWFGKIMNPFIYALNGAARVLLGIFGIKPAGHDTVHSEEELKLIVAQSYESGEINQTELDYLKNIFAFDERLLQEIMIRKEKIVTLNKEMPLDQVIEVLNRHEYTRYPVIANGDAARFIGFINTKEMLTSVAAGRSFSMDAYIHDMPGFSEKSPIKDVLIQMQQSRVHMAIVNNEEGAAIGLVTMEDILEEIVGDIKDEYEHKDLVNPPKRLKLT
- a CDS encoding hemolysin family protein; the encoded protein is MDIITILNLALLVLLIALTAFFVASEFAVVKIRTSRVDQLVAEGNKKAVLAKKVVSDLDYYLSACQLGITVTALGLGALGKPTVERLLYPVFEYLSISPAISSVASYAIAFILVTFLHVVVGEMAPKTMAIQFSEKLTLMLSPSLYWFGKIMYPFIWALNGASRILLRMFGVKPAGHDQAYSEDEIKIIMNQSYEGDETNQTKLSYLENVFVFDERVAKDIMVPRTELVTLDQEMTYDDIIPVLDEHNYSRYPVIEEGDKDRIVGMVNVKKILPDMVAQKQYQLADFVREIPFVSEITRIQDAMIKMQQERVHMAVVVDEYGGTSGILTMEDILEELVGEIRDEFDADEVADIQETGENQYLINGRVLLDEVERQFGLIFEGNEEMDTVAGWIQFQKGVRVENGDTVAHGDYVWTVVDTENYQIKQVLLERVNAAPVEEATSDLA
- a CDS encoding beta-glucosidase family protein encodes the protein MERNIKELVQQMTLEEKAGMCSGLDFWHLKGVERLGIPSIMVTDGPHGLRKQDGSADHLGLTSSVPATCFPSAVGLASSWDTDLARQVGVALGEECQAEEVGVLLGPGVNIKRSPLGGRNFEYFSEDPLLSTRMAAGHIQGVQSQGVGTSLKHFAVNNQEERRMSIDAVVDERTLREIYLASFEGAVKDGQPWTVMCSYNKVNGTYAGENEWLLTDILKEEWGHEGLVVSDWGAVNERADALSAGLELEMPASGGIGERKVIQAVESGKLSLEKLDRAVERLLTLIFKAADQQRKGAAYNKEEHHQLARKVASECMVLLKNEDQLLPLKREGKLALIGAFARKPRFQGGGSSHINPTQVDDIVEEMTRIAGTETEISYAPGYRIEADDVDDRLMTEAVQAAKAADTAVVFVGLPDRYESEGYDRSHLRLPDNHIRLIEEVAKVQSRIVVVLSNGSPVEMPWLPQVKAVLEAYLGGQAVGGAIADLLYGEVNPSGKLAETFPAQLSHNPSFLNFPGEGDRVDYKEGIFVGYRYYDKKQIEPLFPFGYGLSYTTFEYTDLTVDRTELTDQDEVEVRVKVTNTGDRAGKEVVQLYISDVESTVIRPVKELKAFAKVELEPGAFEVVRFTLNKRSFAYYNVDIKDWHVETGEFDILVGSSSKDIHLIKRVKVESTATFIPTYTRNSTLGDIQRDPANKELLEQAMQQFQEASGMGGDDEGEHADMMAAMMKYMPLRALVAFSGGAMSEEAMNQLLDQLNSKDHGIRA
- the ilvA gene encoding threonine ammonia-lyase IlvA produces the protein MKPVEQESTENKNSGHAGVGMEDIVRAHHVLREVIVRTPLQRDAVLSTKYNCNVYLKREDLQVVRSFKIRGAYNMIRSLTPAEMEKGIVCASAGNHAQGVAFSCNALGIHGKIFMPSTTPNQKVKQVRRFGGSNVEVVLIGDTYDDAYAEAMRACDEQGMTFIHPFDQPKIIAGNGTVAMEIMESLDEDADYVFVTIGGGGLAAGVGTYMKTVSPETRIIGVEPLGAASMSEAMFRKQVVTLDDIDKFVDGAAVKRVGDLTYNICSSTLDDIVKVPEGKACTTILELYNENAIVVEPAGSLAVAALEQYREQIVGKTVVCVISGGNNDIDRMQEIKERSLIYEGLKYYFMVNFPQRAGALREFLEEVLGPNDDITRFEYTKKHDKENGPALVGIELMYKEDYQPLIERMNRKGIAYTELNKNLNLFNMLI
- a CDS encoding alpha/beta fold hydrolase, which codes for MNAIHANHSYGSSAFIHTRDGRKLHYMSKGAGHPVVVFESGMGFSRSAWGLVAPQVAEHTQSVVYDRSGLGRSEADTEQRTLHRLTEDLGDLLTALGPGPFILVGHSWGGPVVRAAAAADMSRIRGLILVDPSDENCDLYFSALAKTSFAVNRWLLPWMARTGLYRKMGSKPGQVQPEDVARDHREEDFTVQAARTMAAESVAFLDDLASMRNTPPKLGDLEVRIISGTKAGQGEHKIRPAIVSAHRKTAQELANGHWIEAGQSGHMVTFTDPQIIIDEILRMANR
- a CDS encoding alpha/beta hydrolase, translated to MKHIYKAGAQPDSPTLLLLHGTGGTENDLVGLGELIAPGAGMLGVRGNVSENGMPRFFRRLAEGVFDEEDLIARTAELGAFVDAAAAEYGFDRNNVYALGYSNGANIAASLMFHQANVFKGAILHHPMVPLRGLELPNLNGLPVFIGAGENDPIVPRRETEELASLLSGAGADVKTHWERQGHQLTRTEALAAAAWFKAQA
- a CDS encoding ring-cleaving dioxygenase produces the protein MFRTSGIHHVTAFVDDAQKNVDFYAGVLALRLVKKTINFDAPDVYHLYYGNEDGAPGTIITFFPHQNAMRGVIGSGQTGVTVYAIPVGSLPFWKERLASFDIPFENKTRFGEQYIRFFDKGGLLLELVEREEGQPSKWTYNGVTPEHAIKGFGGAVLFSQVPEKTTDVLVSMLGLEQVGEENGLIRLRATGDIGQIIDVQSTGFQRGIGGAGTVHHIAWRAKDYTEHEQMQRDLEKAGYHPTPVIDRQYFNAVYFREPGGILFELATDPPGFARDEPQESMGEKLMLPEWYEPQREQIEKLLPPIEVREWKGESKS